In the genome of Marispirochaeta sp., one region contains:
- the lysS gene encoding lysine--tRNA ligase: MAPKTSHWADVNADRIIREKGDKPVYTCASGITPSGTVHIGNFREIISTELVARALKDRGKEVRFIYSWDDFDVFRKVPKNMPNPEELEKYLRKSITEVPDPHGREESYARANEKAVEELLPMVGIQPEFIYQAKEYGASRYAAQIRVALEHQDAARGILNEHRTCPLPEEWIPVSVFCTACGRDTTKVDSWDGGWSVSYSCESCGNSETLDLRSASTVKLPWRIDWPMRWHKEGVDFEPAGKDHHSEGGSFDTAEKIVHAVYDGQAPVTFQYDFVRIKGRGGKISSSSGEVVSLADVLEIYTPEVTRFLFAGTRPNAEFAISFDLDVLKIYEDYDKCERTFFNKPETEKQRKKWEKQARIYELSQVDVLPEKIPYQIPIRHLTNLLQTCNGDIDQTIAALPDVQEYQIGRLRKRAECAWNWISSYAPDDFRFSLKEADTSSLDVSDTEKQALRALAAVVRNLQNHDEKSLSEAIYAVAGEHGFAAPDFFALVYRAVIGKEKGPRLAAFILSAGKDRILPLLEKY; this comes from the coding sequence ATGGCACCGAAAACTTCCCACTGGGCTGACGTCAACGCAGACAGGATCATCAGAGAAAAGGGCGATAAGCCTGTTTACACCTGTGCTTCGGGGATTACCCCTTCGGGCACAGTCCATATCGGCAATTTTCGCGAGATTATCTCCACCGAACTGGTCGCCCGGGCTTTAAAGGACCGGGGCAAAGAGGTACGTTTTATCTATTCCTGGGACGACTTCGACGTATTCCGCAAGGTACCGAAGAATATGCCCAATCCGGAGGAGCTGGAAAAGTACCTGCGAAAATCCATTACCGAGGTACCGGACCCTCACGGCCGGGAAGAGAGTTACGCCCGGGCCAACGAAAAGGCCGTCGAGGAGCTGCTTCCCATGGTGGGCATACAACCTGAATTTATCTATCAGGCAAAGGAATACGGCGCTTCCAGATATGCTGCACAGATCCGCGTGGCCCTGGAACACCAGGATGCTGCCCGGGGAATCCTGAACGAGCACCGAACATGCCCGCTCCCTGAAGAGTGGATTCCAGTCTCCGTATTCTGCACCGCCTGTGGCAGAGACACAACCAAAGTGGATTCCTGGGACGGCGGCTGGTCGGTCAGCTACAGCTGTGAATCCTGCGGTAACAGCGAGACCCTGGACTTACGCTCCGCCTCCACGGTTAAATTGCCATGGCGTATTGACTGGCCTATGCGCTGGCACAAGGAAGGAGTGGATTTTGAACCTGCAGGAAAGGACCACCACTCCGAAGGCGGCAGCTTCGATACGGCGGAAAAGATTGTTCACGCGGTATACGACGGACAGGCCCCGGTAACCTTTCAGTACGATTTTGTGCGCATAAAAGGCAGGGGCGGTAAGATCTCCTCCTCCTCCGGAGAGGTGGTCAGTCTGGCGGATGTCCTTGAGATCTACACCCCCGAGGTTACCCGCTTTCTTTTTGCCGGCACCAGGCCGAATGCCGAGTTCGCGATCTCCTTTGATCTTGATGTCCTCAAGATTTACGAGGATTACGACAAGTGCGAGCGTACCTTCTTCAATAAGCCGGAGACGGAAAAACAGCGCAAAAAATGGGAAAAGCAGGCCAGAATCTACGAACTCTCCCAGGTGGACGTTTTGCCTGAGAAGATACCGTATCAGATTCCCATTCGTCACCTGACTAATTTGCTGCAGACCTGCAACGGCGATATCGACCAGACCATTGCGGCTCTGCCGGATGTGCAGGAGTATCAGATCGGGAGGCTCCGCAAACGGGCTGAGTGTGCCTGGAACTGGATAAGCTCCTATGCTCCGGATGATTTCCGCTTCTCTCTGAAGGAAGCGGATACCTCTTCCCTGGATGTATCCGACACGGAGAAGCAGGCTCTCAGGGCTCTGGCGGCTGTGGTTCGCAACCTGCAGAACCATGATGAAAAATCCTTGAGCGAAGCCATCTATGCTGTGGCAGGAGAGCACGGCTTCGCTGCTCCGGATTTTTTTGCCCTGGTATATCGGGCTGTTATTGGAAAAGAAAAGGGGCCCCGCCTGGCTGCCTTTATTTTAAGTGCCGGCAAGGACCGTATTCTTCCCCTGCTGGAAAAATACTGA